A region from the Ptychodera flava strain L36383 chromosome 12, AS_Pfla_20210202, whole genome shotgun sequence genome encodes:
- the LOC139145384 gene encoding dehydrogenase/reductase SDR family member 11-like isoform X1 — protein sequence MANFYAATKCMVTSLTEGLRRELRELRSHIRVTSISPAAVRDTEITLRASGGDEEFVRKKFASKPALVPKDVADIVVYTLAAPPHVEINGIIVRSIAVKT from the exons ATGGCCAACTTCTACGCGGCCACTAAATGCATGGTTACCTCTCTGACCGAAGGTCTTAGACGAGAATTGCGGGAACTTCGATCCCACATAAGGGTAACG AGTATTTCGCCAGCCGCTGTGAGAGACACGGAAATTACTCTTCGTGCCAGTGGAGGAGATGAAGAATTTGTTAGGAAGAAATTTGCTTCTAAACCG GCATTGGTACCAAAGGATGTTGCCGACATTGTGGTTTATACGTTAGCAGCGCCACCACATGTGGAG ATCAATGGTATCATCGTACGAAGCATTGCTGTGAAAACATGA
- the LOC139145384 gene encoding dehydrogenase/reductase SDR family member 11-like isoform X2 — MANFYAATKCMVTSLTEGLRRELRELRSHIRSISPAAVRDTEITLRASGGDEEFVRKKFASKPALVPKDVADIVVYTLAAPPHVEINGIIVRSIAVKT, encoded by the exons ATGGCCAACTTCTACGCGGCCACTAAATGCATGGTTACCTCTCTGACCGAAGGTCTTAGACGAGAATTGCGGGAACTTCGATCCCACATAAGG AGTATTTCGCCAGCCGCTGTGAGAGACACGGAAATTACTCTTCGTGCCAGTGGAGGAGATGAAGAATTTGTTAGGAAGAAATTTGCTTCTAAACCG GCATTGGTACCAAAGGATGTTGCCGACATTGTGGTTTATACGTTAGCAGCGCCACCACATGTGGAG ATCAATGGTATCATCGTACGAAGCATTGCTGTGAAAACATGA